One part of the Artemia franciscana unplaced genomic scaffold, ASM3288406v1 PGA_scaffold_131, whole genome shotgun sequence genome encodes these proteins:
- the LOC136041291 gene encoding zinc finger MYM-type protein 6-like: MVEDVEKQLIAHLQVKQFGLQLDESTLRDNEALLLAYVRFNNEGPKEEMLFARSLTTDKKGETIFNEVATYFKENNIPLKNIIACATDGAPSMTGRYKGFIAH, translated from the coding sequence atggtagaggATGTAGAAAAACAATTGATAGCTCATTTGCAAGTGAAACAGTTTGGCCTTCAACTTGATGAATCAACTTTAAGAGATAATGAGGCCCTTTTATTAGCATATGTTAGATTTAACAATGAAGGACCCAAAGAGGAAATGCTTTTTGCTAGAAGTCTTACGACAGACAAAAAAggtgaaacaatttttaatgaagttgCTACTTATTTCAAGGAAAACAATATCccacttaaaaatataattgcttgTGCTACTGATGGTGCACCATCTATGACAGGCAGATACAAAGGTTTTAttgcacattaa